The DNA window GAGGCGCGAGCGAGGTGGGGTCCCTGCGCCCGATAGTGAATGAAGGCAAGATGTTGAAGTGAGAGCGTAGGGGCAAACGGTTAAAGGACGAAGCCTTCAGGCGCAGCCCTGGTTATCTATGAAATGGTCTGCATTTCCGGGGCTTACAGCAAGAGCCCTTAATATCGTGGCATGAACCCCACTTCCAGCAACCTTGTAGTTCGAGTGATGCGCGTGGGCATCGGTGTCCTGGGCGTGGTCGGGTAACCTTAAAATGCCTGGAATTCCTCTCCAGGGACAAATGGGAAAGGGCTATTGTACGCTGAGTACACGCTGTATGAGTGGGTGGGGGTTAGGCCAGAGCTAGCTTTTAGCGGTGAAATAAAGAAGGCAGTGCTTCAGTCTCTCAGAGAAGAGCTCGAAGGACAAGTGGACGAGAGCATGGGCGTAATAATATCTGTTATAGATGCCGAGGTTGAGGGTGACGGGGTCCTACTGCCTAACGACCCGCAGATATACTTCCCAGTCAGGTATAGGGTCTTAAGCTTTGAGCCCATACTTCAGGAGGTTGACAAGGGCGTAGTAAGTGACGTCAGGGAATTTGGAGCCTTTGTGAGCTTAGGCCCCGCAGACGGCTTCATCCACAGGACCCAGCTCATGGATGAGGATGTGGACTTCGTGCAGGAGCTCAGGGCCTTCAAGGGCAGGGACAGCGGGAGAACTGTAGGCGTAAACGACGCCGTGAGGGTCAGGGTGACGCAGGTGAGCAGGGTCTCGAGGAGGATGGCGGCCGTCAGAATAGGCCTCACCATGAGGCAGCCATACCTTGGCAAGGAGGAGTGGTACGAGGCTAAGCCTCAAGCAGTAAACGAAGGGGGTGGAAAGTCTTGAGTCAGGGAGATCAGGCTCAGGGGTCTGGCCTCATAGACTACGCGGAGTTCTCAAAGATAGACCTAAGAGTAGGTAAGGTCATTTCCGCCGAGCCCGTGCCTAATAGCAGGAAGCTGATAAAGCTCACGGTAGATCTCGGCAGCGAGCAAAGGCAAATACTTGCAGGGCTCCTAAGGTGGTACAAGCCGGAGGACCTGGTCGGCAAGTATATTATAGTTGTCGCTAACCTTAAGCCTAAGCAGATGGCTGGGCTGACGAGCCAAGGCATGCTTCTGGCGGCCCCGTGCGGTGATTCTGAGAAGCCAGTAGTCCTGACAGTGGCAGAGCCCGTTCAGCCCGGCTCTAGGATTTGCTAAAGCCTTTGTTCTCTCGCAGTTAACTTAAGCAGGGGCCCGGCTGTGAAGAGGGTTTTAAGAGGTGATCCATGTGGGAGGTGAACTAGAACCCACGCCAGGAGCCGGGCCCCTCTGCATCGAGAACGTCTTCGAGACCTTAAGTAAAGATGACGTCTATGAGCTCTTTTCACAGCTCGTCTCAAGCGAGGTTAACTATGTAGATGTCCTGCTTTTCAGTGATGAGAACGAGGAGGTCTACGCTCATTGCTTCATCTCGCTCAGGTGCCTAGAAGTTATCGACATCGTAGTTAAGCTCTGTGGCGAGAGGTCCAGGCCTGAGGCGCTCGGGTGGCCAGAGGTTGACAAAGCTACTATAGAGGAGGAGTGCGTTGAGCTAAGGTCCAGGCCTGAGCCCCCACTGAAGGTTAGGAACCTTTTAAGGAGGCTTGGCTTAGGTGAGCCTGTGGAGATAAAAGGCTACAGGACAGAGAAGGATGAGTGGGTTGGAGCTACCGCCTAGGTTTAGGGTGCGCGGCTGGCTCGAGAAGGAGGACTTCCAGAGGCTGTTGGAGTTCTCGAAGTACGTGGGGCGCGAGGGCGGCCTCTCGATATTTGAGCTAAGCGACGAGAAGGCCAGAGAGTCGGGGCTGGGGCCAGCTGACATCTTAAGGGAACTCGAGGACATAAAGAGCTCCATACCCCAGCAGGACCTGGAGGCTGTTGAGGAGTACCTTAGAAGGAAGGGCTCAGTAAGGGTGGGACTCGACAGGGCCAGAGGCGAGCTCGTCATCTCAAGCGAGCTCATGTTGAAGCCGTACCTGCAGGAGTACACTCAGGGCCTGAGGTACAGCCATGAGCTGAGAAGCTACCTGGCAAAGCCTTATCTCTACGCTGACCTAATCAAACACATGGCCGAAAAGGGACTCATAGTTGACGACAAGGTGAACCTGTTCTCTAATGCTAGGTTAAGCAGGCAGATAAACTTCAGCGGCCAGCTCAGGTCCTATCAGAAGGAGGCGCTAGATGCGTGGGCTAAGAACGGCAACAGGGGCGTGATAGTCCTGCCCACAGGGGCTGGAAAGACGGTCGTAGCTATAGCGGCCATAGCTACAGCCGGCGTGAAAACCCTTATTGTGGTCTACACGAAGGAGCACGTGAAGCAGTGGAGCGACGCCATAAGGAAATTCACGGACGCCAGCGGGCTGCTGGGGGCCTACTACGGCGACGAGAAAACTTTAGCTGATATAACAATAACCACCTATCAGACCGCCTACAGATACGCCAAGGAGCTCTCGCCGAGGTTTGCCATGCTTGTGTTCGATGAGGCCCACCACCTGCCAGCTGACAAGTTCAAGGCGATAGCTGAGTACATGTTGGCACCATACCGCATGGGGCTCTCTGCGACAGCTGTCAGAGAGGACAACAAGCAGGAGGAGGTGTTCCCTCTTGTTGGGGGCGTCGTGTACCAGAAGGGAGCGGCGGAGCTAATGGAGGAGGGTTACCTGGCGCCATATGTCATCAGGAGAGTCACGGTGAAGCTGTTGCCTGAGGAGCAGAAGGCATATGACGAGCTGAGGAGGAAGTACATGAACCTAGCCATGGGCAGGACCTTCCAGGAGGTCCTGGAGGCTGCAAAGAAGGGCGAACCCAGGGCCGTCGAGGCCATGAGGGTGAGAGCCCAGATGCAGTCCATAGTGCAGGAGAGCGCCAGCAAAATTAACAAGGTGGTAGAGCTGGCAAGGCAGGAGCTGGCCAGGGGCTCCAAGATAATAATATTCACCCAGTATAAGAGGCAAGCTGAGGAGATAGCCCAGAAGCTTGGAGCGCTGTTGATTCATGGTGACATCGATAAGGACGCGAGGATAAGGGCCCTTGACACTTTCAAGAAGCTGCAGAACGGCGTCCTAGTAGTCACTACCGTGGGCGATGAGGGCCTTGATATACCCGACGCTAACGTCGGCATATTAGTCTCAGGCACAGGGTCAAGGAGGCAGTTCATTCAGAGGCTCGGGAGGCTCCTGCGGCCGATGCCGGGCAAGACGGCGGTCCTCTATGAGGTCGTGGCTAGCGGTACCAGCGAAGTTGTTCAGTCAAAGAAAAGGAGGGAGGCCGTAGAATAACCTTTGAGCGTTCAGTCTATAGGCTCTATGCCTCTTCTAGGGCTTCCTTTACAAGCTTTGGAATCTCGTAGGGGGTTATAGCAACCCTTATCCCTGCGCTCTTCATGGTGGCTACCTTGTCCTTGTACGTGCCGGTGCCAAACATTATTATGGCCCCAGCGTGGCCCATCCTCTTGCCCTCTGGCGCTGTACGGCCGGCCACAAAGGCTACTATGGGCTTCTTTATTTTGCCCTCCTTGACCATCATGGCCACCCTTTCCTCAGCGTCACCGCCTATCTCTCCGACCATGACCATCACCTTGGTCTGGGGATCCTTCTCGAACAGCTGGACGACCTCGGGGAACGTGAGGCCTGTTATCGGGTCACCGCCAACTCCTATCACGGTTGACTGACCGAGGCCGGCCTTGGTGAGGAAGTAGCTCACCTCATATGTTAGGGTGCCACTCCTCGACATAATGCCCACGGGGCCTGGGCTGAAGACACTGGCTGGCATTATTCCGACCTTCGTCTTGCCGGGAGTTATTATGCCTGGGCAGTTAGGGCCTATCACTGTGACGCCCTTCTCTTTAGCGTAGTTGACAAACGCCATGGCGTCATGTATTGGTATGTGCTCCGTTATGACGACGACAGTCTTCAAGCCGGCATCTATGGCCTCAAAAACGGCATCAGCCGCCGTCTTGGCTGGCACGAAGATTATAGATGTGTTAGCGTCAGGATGCTCCTTCACAGCATCCTGCACAGTGTCGTAGACGGGCACCCCGTAGACCGTGGTCCCTCCCTTTCCAGGTGTTACGCCTGCCACCACCTTAGTCCTGTACTCCAGCATCAGCTTCGTGTGGAACGAGCCCTCTCTGCCGGTTATGCCCTGAACGATTACCTTCGTGTTCTCGTCAACTAATATGCCCATGCGCCTCACCTCACAGGTTCTTAAGCGTCTGAAGCGCCTCCAGCGGGTCGCTATAAGGAGTTATGCCGACCTTCTTAAGAATATCCCTCCCCTGCTCCTCGTTGGTCCCGGTTAGCCTAACGACTAAGGGCTTGGCCTTGTTGCCGAGCTCCTCTAGAGCCATCACTATGCCCCTCGCTACCTCGTCGGCCCTAGTTATGCCTCCAAATATGTTTATGAAGACCTTCTTAACCTTCGGGTCGCTCATGACGAACTCCACCGCATCCTTTATGTGCTCGGCTTCAGCGCCCCCTCCTACGTCAAGGAAGTTGGCTGGCCTCATGCCGAACTCGTAGACAAGATCCATAGTAGTCATCGTGAGCCCAGCGCCGTTGCCTATGACGCCTACGTCGCCGTCCAGCTCGACGTAGGCCAGGTCCTTCTCTCTTGCGGCTATCTCCCTCTCCGTGAGCTCGCCAAGCCTCTCCTTCTCGGTGACCGCGTACTCTGAGTGTCTGAAGAGACTGTTGTCATCTATTATTATCCTGAGGTCCAGGGGTAGGACCTTATCAGGCAGCAGAGCCAGCGGGTTGCTCTCAGCGAGTTCAGCGTCATAGTCCATGAAGGCATTATAGAGGGCCTGCAGGAAGCTCTCAAAGCTTGAGAGCTGTCTGCCCGAGAGCCCGAGCTGCTTGCCAAGGGACCTAGCCTCATAGCTCTTGAGGCCCTTATATGGGTCTACATAGTACTTTATTATGGCCTCGGGGTGCTCTTTAGCCACCTCCTCAAGGTCCATGCCGCCATACTTGCTCACCAGCACTAGCGGCTTTCTCTCAGACCTATCTAGGACTATCCCAGCGTAGAGCTCCACGTCATGCTTGATGGCCTGCTCTATTAGGAGTATTGAGGGCTTTATGCCCTTGATGGGCGTCTTGAAGAGCTGCTGTGACACGGTGACGGCCTCATCAACGCTGTTAACTAGCTTTATGCCGCCCGCCTTGCCCCTACCGGCCACGAGGACCTGCGCCTTAACTGCGAGGGGAGGGACCAGGCCGGCGTCCTGTATGGCCT is part of the Acidilobus sp. 7A genome and encodes:
- a CDS encoding DNA-directed RNA polymerase, encoding MYAEYTLYEWVGVRPELAFSGEIKKAVLQSLREELEGQVDESMGVIISVIDAEVEGDGVLLPNDPQIYFPVRYRVLSFEPILQEVDKGVVSDVREFGAFVSLGPADGFIHRTQLMDEDVDFVQELRAFKGRDSGRTVGVNDAVRVRVTQVSRVSRRMAAVRIGLTMRQPYLGKEEWYEAKPQAVNEGGGKS
- the metG gene encoding methionine--tRNA ligase subunit beta: MSQGDQAQGSGLIDYAEFSKIDLRVGKVISAEPVPNSRKLIKLTVDLGSEQRQILAGLLRWYKPEDLVGKYIIVVANLKPKQMAGLTSQGMLLAAPCGDSEKPVVLTVAEPVQPGSRIC
- a CDS encoding DEAD/DEAH box helicase family protein, whose product is MSGLELPPRFRVRGWLEKEDFQRLLEFSKYVGREGGLSIFELSDEKARESGLGPADILRELEDIKSSIPQQDLEAVEEYLRRKGSVRVGLDRARGELVISSELMLKPYLQEYTQGLRYSHELRSYLAKPYLYADLIKHMAEKGLIVDDKVNLFSNARLSRQINFSGQLRSYQKEALDAWAKNGNRGVIVLPTGAGKTVVAIAAIATAGVKTLIVVYTKEHVKQWSDAIRKFTDASGLLGAYYGDEKTLADITITTYQTAYRYAKELSPRFAMLVFDEAHHLPADKFKAIAEYMLAPYRMGLSATAVREDNKQEEVFPLVGGVVYQKGAAELMEEGYLAPYVIRRVTVKLLPEEQKAYDELRRKYMNLAMGRTFQEVLEAAKKGEPRAVEAMRVRAQMQSIVQESASKINKVVELARQELARGSKIIIFTQYKRQAEEIAQKLGALLIHGDIDKDARIRALDTFKKLQNGVLVVTTVGDEGLDIPDANVGILVSGTGSRRQFIQRLGRLLRPMPGKTAVLYEVVASGTSEVVQSKKRREAVE
- the sucC gene encoding ADP-forming succinate--CoA ligase subunit beta, producing MKLFEYEAKDIIRKYGVETPKGVVVKEGDDVKKAIQDAGLVPPLAVKAQVLVAGRGKAGGIKLVNSVDEAVTVSQQLFKTPIKGIKPSILLIEQAIKHDVELYAGIVLDRSERKPLVLVSKYGGMDLEEVAKEHPEAIIKYYVDPYKGLKSYEARSLGKQLGLSGRQLSSFESFLQALYNAFMDYDAELAESNPLALLPDKVLPLDLRIIIDDNSLFRHSEYAVTEKERLGELTEREIAAREKDLAYVELDGDVGVIGNGAGLTMTTMDLVYEFGMRPANFLDVGGGAEAEHIKDAVEFVMSDPKVKKVFINIFGGITRADEVARGIVMALEELGNKAKPLVVRLTGTNEEQGRDILKKVGITPYSDPLEALQTLKNL
- the sucD gene encoding succinate--CoA ligase subunit alpha is translated as MGILVDENTKVIVQGITGREGSFHTKLMLEYRTKVVAGVTPGKGGTTVYGVPVYDTVQDAVKEHPDANTSIIFVPAKTAADAVFEAIDAGLKTVVVITEHIPIHDAMAFVNYAKEKGVTVIGPNCPGIITPGKTKVGIMPASVFSPGPVGIMSRSGTLTYEVSYFLTKAGLGQSTVIGVGGDPITGLTFPEVVQLFEKDPQTKVMVMVGEIGGDAEERVAMMVKEGKIKKPIVAFVAGRTAPEGKRMGHAGAIIMFGTGTYKDKVATMKSAGIRVAITPYEIPKLVKEALEEA